One stretch of Plodia interpunctella isolate USDA-ARS_2022_Savannah chromosome 10, ilPloInte3.2, whole genome shotgun sequence DNA includes these proteins:
- the Trmt112 gene encoding multifunctional methyltransferase subunit TRM112-like protein: protein MKLITHNMLTSKCLKGVMTGYPLSINATNVKVTEVDFNPEFITRIIPKLDWNVVWGAANSIGHSEGLPKTIEPKYEEDEDFLKKAHRVLLELEIEEGYLTCPESGRQFPISKGIPNMLLTEAEVQ from the coding sequence ATGAAGCTTATAACTCATAATATGCTAACTTCTAAATGTCTGAAAGGGGTTATGACTGGTTATCCTCTTTCTATTAACGCCACTAATGTAAAAGTAACTGAAGTCGATTTTAATCCAGAGTTTATAACCAGAATTATACCCAAGTTAGACTGGAATGTTGTGTGGGGTGCTGCAAATAGTATAGGTCACAGTGAAGGCCTCCCTAAAACAATAGAACCTAAATATGAAGAAGATGAAGACTTTTTGAAGAAAGCTCACAGAGTCCTTTTAGAACTTGAAATAGAAGAAGGCTACCTTACTTGCCCAGAATCAGGACGACAGTTCCCTATTTCAAAAGGAATCCCGAACATGTTATTAACAGAAGCTGAAgttcaataa